A window of Fragaria vesca subsp. vesca linkage group LG7, FraVesHawaii_1.0, whole genome shotgun sequence contains these coding sequences:
- the LOC101301531 gene encoding uncharacterized protein LOC101301531, producing MYCTCASRFTEVQSMSLDLEPFNTTMYVCTCMCFWSRLEYWFVIFAALVFARAENLNKEWFADSPDMEWYFFSPIVLKHSNSKSKSTKINRTTKEGSWKKQGNDRRITGACSDKQIGGRRILTFYLSNKQKTDWVIHEFYLTKADSDEQIGDFVLCRLKDNRLKKSGKSDQAFSCKLGNVVVIPKGNDDEAKAEHGGGSRSMVSNVESPASKQLEDVLPIPYGNDDDAEHGGGSCLNVPGMLTKAEEYQGFNALQDAVFESNGNEQEFGGSQTGPCYIDKNDRSVSIEGQPDSEMVKELLHKAVDLALPHPPPSTQLQSPIYTKLGTNNFLDDECHKRKNPFGDSEPFLTKKNHTDEVDSNTSSNSENQATAAIPEGCSQPGGNLGSDLFMSQTLPSINREPRDLPHDNNFIEWNDLPSIIEGFELSLANFSHTFIDQGISDDINIEGASAYGWSAI from the exons ATGTACTGTACATGTGCGTCTAGATTTACCGAAGTTCAAAGTATGAGCCTTGATTTAGAGCCATTCAACACAACTATGTATGTATGTACGTGCATGTGTTTTTGGTCAAGACTTGAGTATTGGTTTGTGATTTTTGCAGCACTGGTGTTCGCAAGGGCGGAGAATCTGAACAAGGAGTGGTTCGCAGACTCTCCGGACATGGAGTGGTACTTCTTCAGTCCTATAGTTTTGAAGCACAGCAACAGCAAAAGCAAAAGCACTAAGATCAACAGGACTACGAAGGAAGGCTCCTGGAAGAAGCAAGGCAACGATCGAAGGATCACTGGGGCCTGTTCTGATAAGCAGATAGGGGGGAGGAGGATCTTGACCTTCTACCTTTCGAATAAACAGAAGACCGACTGGGTTATTCACGAGTTTTATCTCACTAAGGCCGATTCTGATGAGCAGATCGGCGACTTTGTTCTATGCCGCTTGAAGGACAACCGCTTGAAGAAGTCGGGCAAGTCTGATCAAGCATTCAGCTGTAAGCTGGGAAATGTTGTTGTGATTCCCAAAGGCAATGATGATGAAGCTAAAGCTGAACATGGGGGAGGTAGCCGTAGTATGGTCTCAAATGTTGAAAGTCCAGCATCCAAACAGCTGGAAGATGTTCTTCCGATTCCCTATGGCAATGATGATGACGCTGAACATGGTGGTGGTAGCTGCCTCAACGTCCCTGGTATGCTTACAAAAGCAGAAGAATACCAAGGATTCAATGCACTACAAGATGCTGTTTTTGAATCTAATGGCAATGAGCAAGAATTTGGAGGCTCACAAACTGGTCCTTGTTATATAGATAAGAATGATCGTTCGGTCTCCATTGAAGGTCAACCTGATTCTGAGATGGTTAAAGAG CTACTTCACAAGGCAGTAGATCTGGCCTTACCCCATCCACCTCCGTCAACTCAACTGCAGTCACCAATATACACAAAGCTGGGCACCAACAATTTCCTTGATGATGAATGTCATAAGAGGAAAAATCCATTTGGGGATAGTGAGCCTTTTCTTACGAAGAAGAATCATACTGATGAAGTAGATAGCAACACTTCATCTAATTCTGAAAATCAAGCTACAGCTGCGATTCCAGAG GGATGTTCTCAACCAGGAGGAAATCTGGGGTCTGATTTGTTTATGTCACAGACACTACCATCAATAAACAGAGAACCGAGAGATCTTCCCCATGACAATAATTTTATTGAATGGAATGATTTGCCATCTATAATAGAAGGCTTTGAGTTATCTCTCGCGAATTTCTCACATACATTTATTGATCAAGGTATCAGTGATGACATAAACATTGAAGGCGCCTCTGCATATGGTTGGAGTGCCATCTGA